A region from the Mycolicibacterium phlei genome encodes:
- a CDS encoding TspO/MBR family protein, translating into MPSKTLIPTAAAVVATGVVGGLASRPARTEWFKKLRKPPYQPPPQVFPIAWNALYSTIAGVSASTIDEFDRQGRTEDKRRYIAALGANLVLNAGWSWLFFSQRRLGTAAVAAGVLAASSADLTRRSVSARGKAAAPLAAYPLWCTFATVLSSHIWFLNRR; encoded by the coding sequence GTGCCATCGAAGACCTTGATCCCCACGGCGGCAGCGGTGGTGGCCACCGGTGTCGTCGGCGGACTGGCCAGCCGTCCGGCGCGCACCGAATGGTTCAAGAAGCTGCGTAAACCGCCGTATCAGCCGCCGCCCCAGGTGTTTCCGATCGCCTGGAACGCGCTGTACAGCACCATCGCGGGGGTGTCGGCCTCGACGATCGACGAGTTCGACCGGCAGGGCCGCACCGAGGACAAACGCCGCTACATCGCCGCCCTGGGCGCGAACCTGGTGCTCAACGCCGGGTGGTCGTGGTTGTTCTTCAGCCAGCGCCGGCTCGGCACCGCGGCGGTGGCGGCCGGAGTGCTGGCCGCCAGCAGCGCCGACCTGACCCGCCGGTCGGTCTCGGCGCGCGGCAAGGCGGCCGCTCCGCTGGCGGCGTACCCGCTGTGGTGCACGTTCGCGACCGTGTTGTCGTCGCACATCTGGTTCCTCAACCGCCGATGA
- a CDS encoding DJ-1/PfpI family protein — protein sequence MQIAIVLYPGFTALDFIGPYEVLRNLPGADVRFVWHEPGPVAADSGVLLVGATHSFDETPAPDVVLVPGGMSTFEHARDQRVLDWVRRAHESSTWTTSVCSGSVILAAAGLLNGRRATSHWMALPMLRPFGVHPVGDQRIVREGRIVTAAGVSAGIDLGLWLAGQIAGDAKAKAVQLVIEYDPQPPYDSGHMSKASATTKASASALLTRDTVKLGQLTAPVTLLWQTALRKVRAS from the coding sequence ATGCAGATCGCCATCGTGCTGTACCCGGGGTTCACCGCGCTGGACTTCATCGGCCCCTACGAGGTGCTGCGCAACCTGCCCGGCGCCGACGTGCGGTTCGTCTGGCACGAACCCGGCCCCGTCGCCGCGGACTCCGGGGTGCTGCTGGTGGGGGCGACGCACTCGTTCGACGAGACCCCGGCACCGGACGTCGTGCTGGTCCCGGGCGGGATGTCGACCTTCGAGCATGCCCGCGACCAGAGGGTGCTCGACTGGGTCCGCCGGGCGCACGAATCCTCGACGTGGACGACGTCGGTGTGCTCGGGGTCGGTGATCCTGGCCGCCGCCGGGCTGCTCAACGGCAGGCGGGCGACGTCGCACTGGATGGCGCTGCCAATGCTGCGACCGTTCGGCGTGCACCCCGTCGGCGACCAGCGCATCGTGCGGGAGGGCAGGATCGTCACCGCCGCGGGCGTGTCGGCGGGCATCGACCTGGGGCTGTGGCTGGCCGGCCAGATCGCCGGTGACGCCAAGGCCAAGGCGGTGCAATTGGTCATCGAGTACGACCCGCAGCCGCCGTACGACTCCGGGCACATGTCCAAGGCCTCGGCCACCACCAAGGCGTCGGCGTCGGCGCTGCTCACCCGCGACACCGTCAAACTGGGCCAGCTGACCGCGCCGGTGACGCTGCTGTGGCAGACCGCCCTGCGCAAGGTCCGCGCCTCCTGA
- a CDS encoding YciI family protein, which translates to MARYMLIMRSTPEAEAAMAEQEIDFDQIIEQMGRFNEELIKAGVMRAGEGLTGPEEGFVVDFNSDPPTVSDGPYPDARELFNGFWIIEVSSVEEAKRWASKIPLGPGVKVEVRRVAETSDFPADNPWVRKEIQWRAEVAEKIAAQARAEAEKFASA; encoded by the coding sequence ATGGCGCGTTACATGCTGATCATGCGGTCCACCCCCGAGGCCGAGGCCGCGATGGCCGAGCAGGAGATCGACTTCGACCAGATCATCGAGCAGATGGGCCGGTTCAACGAGGAGCTGATCAAGGCCGGGGTGATGCGGGCCGGTGAAGGGCTGACCGGGCCCGAGGAGGGGTTCGTCGTCGACTTCAACTCCGACCCGCCCACCGTCAGCGACGGCCCCTACCCCGACGCCCGGGAGTTGTTCAACGGCTTCTGGATCATCGAGGTGTCGTCGGTGGAGGAGGCCAAGCGGTGGGCGAGCAAGATCCCGCTGGGTCCCGGCGTGAAGGTCGAGGTGCGGCGGGTCGCGGAGACCAGCGACTTCCCGGCCGACAATCCGTGGGTGCGCAAGGAGATCCAGTGGCGGGCCGAGGTGGCCGAGAAGATCGCCGCGCAGGCGCGCGCCGAGGCGGAGAAGTTCGCGAGCGCGTGA
- a CDS encoding long-chain-fatty-acid--CoA ligase: MSELPSPRFLDERPAHWAETTPDAEAMTYLGRTWTWAQWNDRIRRLAGALRQRGLKRGDVVAFLDMNHPACVELTLAAASLGVANAIVNFRLAADELDYVLNDSGAQLLIVGEEFAPTVEGIRDRLTNVSEIIRLTPEGGDGDEYEALLAASTPVGRSPEVTSDDVAIIMYSSGTTGRPKGVQITHANLIAHTENARNAWRFDPGDKNMVSMPLFHVGGSSYVQFGLYEGVPTVMTREVNGATLADAILKGANRTFLVPAVLATVLDAGEDAVKLFSNLKSFAYGASPMPLPLLRAALKAWPDTDFIQVYGLTEVCGVISQLMPEDHRSASEERLVSAGRVIANAEVRVVDPNTLQEVPTGQQGELWFRTPQLMKGYHNRPDATAEAITPDGWFRTGDIGRVDEDGYIFVEDRLKDMIISGGENIYSVEVERVLAEHPAVVDVAVIGVPDEKWGEAVKAVVSLDGSATEDELIAFCRERLAGYKCPKSIDITDELPRNPTGKILKKELRKPYWEGRERATV, translated from the coding sequence ATGTCAGAGCTGCCATCCCCCCGATTCCTGGACGAGCGGCCCGCACACTGGGCCGAGACCACGCCCGACGCCGAGGCGATGACCTATCTCGGCCGCACCTGGACATGGGCGCAGTGGAACGACCGGATCCGGCGGCTGGCCGGGGCGCTGCGGCAGCGGGGCCTCAAGCGTGGCGACGTGGTGGCGTTCCTGGACATGAACCACCCGGCGTGCGTCGAGTTGACCCTGGCCGCCGCGTCGCTGGGGGTGGCCAACGCGATCGTCAACTTCCGGCTGGCCGCCGACGAACTCGACTACGTGCTCAACGACTCCGGCGCCCAGCTGCTGATCGTCGGTGAGGAGTTCGCCCCGACCGTCGAGGGCATCCGCGACCGGCTGACCAACGTCAGCGAGATCATCCGGCTCACCCCCGAGGGTGGGGACGGCGACGAGTACGAGGCGCTGCTGGCCGCGTCGACGCCGGTCGGGCGTTCACCCGAGGTGACCTCCGACGACGTCGCGATCATCATGTACTCCTCGGGCACCACCGGCCGGCCCAAGGGGGTGCAGATCACCCACGCCAACCTGATCGCGCACACCGAGAACGCCCGCAACGCCTGGCGGTTCGACCCGGGCGACAAGAACATGGTGTCGATGCCGCTGTTCCACGTCGGCGGATCGTCCTACGTGCAGTTCGGGCTCTACGAAGGGGTGCCGACGGTGATGACCCGCGAGGTCAACGGCGCCACGCTGGCCGACGCGATCCTCAAGGGCGCCAACCGCACGTTCCTGGTGCCCGCCGTGCTGGCCACTGTCCTCGACGCGGGCGAGGACGCCGTCAAGCTGTTCAGCAACCTCAAGTCGTTCGCCTACGGGGCGTCACCGATGCCGCTGCCGCTGCTGCGCGCGGCGCTGAAGGCCTGGCCCGACACCGATTTTATCCAGGTCTACGGGCTGACCGAGGTGTGCGGGGTGATCAGCCAGCTGATGCCCGAGGACCACCGCAGTGCGTCCGAGGAGCGACTGGTCAGCGCGGGCCGGGTCATCGCCAACGCCGAGGTGCGGGTGGTCGACCCGAACACGCTGCAGGAGGTCCCGACCGGGCAGCAGGGCGAACTGTGGTTCCGCACACCGCAGTTGATGAAGGGCTACCACAACCGGCCCGACGCCACCGCGGAGGCCATCACCCCCGACGGCTGGTTCCGCACCGGCGACATCGGCCGCGTCGACGAGGACGGCTACATCTTCGTCGAGGACCGGCTCAAGGACATGATCATCTCCGGCGGCGAGAACATCTACTCGGTCGAGGTCGAGCGGGTGCTCGCCGAGCACCCGGCGGTGGTCGACGTCGCGGTGATCGGCGTGCCCGACGAGAAGTGGGGTGAGGCCGTCAAAGCCGTTGTCTCCCTCGACGGCTCGGCCACCGAGGACGAGCTCATCGCGTTCTGCCGGGAGCGGTTGGCAGGCTACAAGTGCCCGAAGTCCATCGACATCACCGACGAACTGCCACGCAACCCGACCGGCAAGATCCTCAAGAAGGAACTGCGCAAGCCCTACTGGGAGGGCCGCGAACGCGCGACCGTCTAG
- a CDS encoding DUF3253 domain-containing protein, whose product MSDRLREAILRLARERGPDKTICPSAAARAVGGDHWRDLMDDARETARDLARRGEVEITQKGEVLDPDATWRGPIRIRAT is encoded by the coding sequence GTGAGCGACCGGTTGCGCGAGGCGATCCTGCGGCTGGCGCGCGAACGCGGCCCGGACAAGACGATCTGCCCGTCCGCCGCCGCCCGCGCGGTCGGCGGCGACCACTGGCGCGACCTGATGGACGACGCCCGCGAGACCGCCCGAGATCTGGCCCGTCGCGGCGAGGTCGAGATCACCCAGAAGGGTGAGGTGCTCGACCCGGACGCGACGTGGCGCGGACCGATCCGGATCCGCGCCACCTAG
- a CDS encoding GlxA family transcriptional regulator produces the protein MVILGFPGVQALDLIGPFDVFTGASTYLQGHGREGYDVRIVSRGGRPVSTGTGLTMLADPLPDPRRLLDTVVLPGGHGVDDARRDPELMSWIRDIARHARRVVSVCTGAFLAAEAGLLDGCPATTHWAYADRLAREFPSVTVDPDPIFVRSNERTWTAAGVTAGIDLALSLVEDDHGADAAQTIARWLVLYLRRPGGQTQFAAPVWMPRARREPIREVQEAIEADPGGPHSIAELARRAAMSPRHFTRVFTDEVGEAPGAYVDRIRTEAARRLLEETDDTVTTIAARCGFGSAETLRRNFIRRLGISPDQYRKTFTKV, from the coding sequence GTGGTGATCCTCGGCTTCCCGGGTGTGCAGGCCCTCGACCTGATCGGGCCGTTCGACGTGTTCACCGGCGCGTCGACGTACCTTCAGGGCCACGGCCGCGAGGGCTACGACGTGCGGATCGTCAGCCGCGGCGGGCGACCGGTCAGCACCGGCACCGGGCTGACGATGCTGGCCGACCCGCTGCCCGACCCACGCCGCCTGCTGGACACCGTCGTGCTGCCCGGCGGCCACGGCGTCGACGACGCCCGCCGCGATCCCGAGCTGATGTCGTGGATCCGCGACATCGCCAGGCACGCCCGCCGCGTCGTCAGCGTCTGCACCGGCGCGTTCCTGGCCGCGGAAGCCGGCCTGCTCGACGGCTGCCCCGCCACCACGCACTGGGCCTACGCCGACCGGCTGGCCCGCGAATTCCCGTCCGTCACCGTCGATCCCGACCCGATCTTCGTGCGCAGCAACGAGCGCACCTGGACCGCGGCCGGCGTGACCGCCGGCATCGACCTGGCGCTGTCGCTGGTCGAGGACGACCACGGCGCCGACGCCGCGCAGACGATCGCCCGCTGGCTGGTGCTGTACCTGCGCAGGCCGGGCGGGCAGACGCAGTTCGCCGCCCCGGTGTGGATGCCGCGGGCCCGGCGCGAACCGATCCGCGAGGTGCAGGAGGCCATCGAGGCCGACCCCGGCGGGCCGCACAGCATCGCCGAACTGGCCCGCCGCGCCGCGATGAGCCCGCGCCACTTCACCCGGGTGTTCACCGACGAGGTGGGGGAGGCGCCCGGCGCGTACGTCGACCGGATCCGCACCGAGGCCGCCCGCCGTCTGCTCGAGGAGACCGACGACACCGTCACCACGATCGCGGCGCGCTGCGGGTTCGGCAGTGCGGAGACGTTGCGCCGCAACTTCATTCGCCGCCTGGGGATCTCCCCGGACCAGTACCGCAAGACGTTCACCAAAGTCTGA
- a CDS encoding alpha/beta fold hydrolase produces the protein MNLAYDDRGSGPAVLFIAGRGGAGRTWHLHQVPEFQRAGYRCITFDNRGIGATEKATGFTAETMVADTAALIEKLGADPVRLVGVSMGSFIAQELMLARPELVDRAVLMATRGRADRTREFFRNAEWELAESGVRLPPNYDAKIRLLESFSPKTLNDDAKIRDWIDMFTMWPTKMTPGMRTQIGIGPQGNRLPAYRNIKVPTLVIGFADDVVLPPHLGREVADAIPNGRYLEIPDTGHLGFIERPDVVNKAILDFFADRL, from the coding sequence GTGAATCTGGCCTACGACGACCGCGGTAGCGGTCCTGCAGTCCTGTTCATCGCCGGTCGCGGCGGAGCGGGCCGCACCTGGCATCTGCACCAGGTGCCGGAGTTCCAGCGCGCCGGCTACCGCTGCATCACGTTCGACAACCGCGGCATCGGCGCCACCGAGAAGGCCACCGGCTTCACCGCCGAGACCATGGTCGCCGACACCGCCGCGCTGATCGAGAAGCTCGGCGCCGACCCGGTGCGACTGGTCGGGGTGTCGATGGGCTCGTTCATCGCCCAGGAGCTGATGCTGGCCCGCCCCGAGCTCGTCGATCGGGCGGTACTGATGGCCACCCGCGGCCGCGCCGACCGTACCCGCGAGTTCTTCCGCAACGCCGAGTGGGAGCTCGCCGAGTCCGGGGTCCGGCTGCCACCCAACTACGACGCGAAAATCCGTCTGCTGGAAAGCTTCTCGCCGAAGACGCTGAACGACGACGCCAAGATCCGCGACTGGATCGACATGTTCACCATGTGGCCGACCAAGATGACACCCGGCATGCGCACCCAGATCGGCATCGGCCCGCAGGGCAACCGGCTGCCCGCCTACCGCAACATCAAGGTGCCGACGCTGGTGATCGGCTTCGCCGACGACGTCGTGCTGCCGCCGCACCTGGGCCGCGAGGTCGCCGACGCCATCCCCAACGGCCGCTACCTGGAGATCCCCGACACCGGGCACCTGGGCTTCATCGAACGGCCCGACGTGGTCAACAAGGCAATCCTCGATTTCTTCGCCGATAGGCTGTAG
- a CDS encoding SOUL family heme-binding protein, with protein sequence MNLLALPRQTVEGLLATVGIRVGTEEPHHLSTPLTGRVQLRRYGPRIAAETTVDADEERARNIGFRRLAGYIFGANHRSESIAMTAPVAQGDTIAMTAPVAQSRSTIRFYMPSKWTMDTLPAPDDDRVRLVKVPGETVAVLRFSGDRSPRAVATHTAELLDTLRANDIEVTGEPQAWFYDPPWTLPLRRRNEIAVTVRD encoded by the coding sequence ATGAACCTGCTCGCACTGCCCCGCCAGACCGTCGAGGGTCTGCTGGCGACTGTCGGCATCCGCGTCGGCACCGAGGAGCCGCACCACCTGTCGACACCGCTGACCGGGCGGGTGCAGTTGCGCCGCTACGGCCCGCGGATCGCCGCGGAGACGACGGTCGACGCCGACGAGGAACGTGCCCGCAACATCGGCTTCCGGCGGCTGGCCGGCTACATCTTCGGCGCCAACCACCGCAGCGAGTCGATCGCGATGACCGCCCCGGTCGCGCAGGGCGACACGATCGCGATGACGGCACCCGTCGCGCAGAGCCGGTCGACGATCCGGTTCTACATGCCGTCGAAGTGGACCATGGACACCCTGCCCGCGCCCGACGACGACCGGGTGCGGCTGGTGAAGGTGCCCGGTGAGACGGTCGCGGTGCTGCGGTTCAGCGGGGACCGCAGCCCGCGCGCCGTCGCGACACACACCGCCGAGCTGCTGGATACGCTGCGCGCCAACGACATCGAGGTCACCGGCGAACCGCAGGCGTGGTTCTACGATCCGCCGTGGACGCTGCCGTTGCGGCGGCGCAACGAGATCGCCGTCACGGTCCGGGACTAG
- a CDS encoding amidohydrolase, translated as MPADLVLRGTILTVDDRQPTAEALAVSDGRIVAVGARSDVEGWIGPGTEVRDVDGCVLPGLVEAHGHPLMEAIVLSDRMVDIRPVTLPEADDVVAAIRSEVADRGSDVAYLNGWDSLLQNGLPDPTLAWLDEIAPDTPLVIVHNSGHKAFFNSAAARRFNLTRDTPDPKGARFGRDADGELDGTAEETAAVLSLLAGVISPADYPAKLHAELRRLNAAGLTTCSEMAFDPVFRPVIGALRDDLTVRLRLYEISNAALHTDATPGDGDDLLRQVGIKIWVDGSPWIGNIALSFPYLDTDATRSIGIPPGSCGHANYTREQLTEIVHTYFPQGWPLACHVQGDAGVDTILDVYEEALRRWPRDDHRLRLEHVGAIRDEQLRRAHDLGVTCSLFVDQIHYWGDVIVDGLFGPERGNRWMPCGSALATGMRISLHNDPPVTPEEPLRNISVAATRTAPSGRVLGPEQRISVQQAIRAQTLDAAYQLFSDDVIGSLEVGKYADMVVLSADPRTVPPADIADLEVCETYLAGQRVYRKGA; from the coding sequence ATGCCTGCTGACCTGGTCCTGCGCGGAACGATTCTGACCGTCGACGACCGTCAACCCACCGCCGAAGCGCTCGCGGTGTCCGACGGCCGCATCGTCGCCGTCGGCGCCCGCAGCGACGTCGAGGGCTGGATCGGGCCCGGCACCGAGGTCCGCGACGTCGACGGCTGTGTGCTGCCCGGGCTCGTCGAAGCGCACGGTCATCCGCTGATGGAGGCGATCGTGCTGTCGGACCGGATGGTCGACATCCGCCCGGTCACGCTGCCCGAAGCCGACGACGTCGTCGCCGCGATCCGCTCGGAGGTCGCCGACCGCGGCTCCGACGTCGCGTACCTGAACGGCTGGGATTCGCTGCTGCAGAACGGACTTCCCGATCCCACCCTGGCCTGGCTGGACGAGATCGCCCCGGACACCCCGCTGGTGATCGTGCACAACTCCGGGCACAAGGCCTTCTTCAACAGCGCCGCCGCGCGCCGGTTCAACCTGACCCGCGACACCCCCGACCCCAAGGGTGCCCGCTTCGGCCGTGACGCCGACGGGGAACTCGACGGCACCGCCGAGGAGACCGCCGCGGTGCTCAGCCTGCTCGCCGGTGTCATCTCACCCGCCGACTACCCGGCCAAGCTGCACGCGGAACTGCGCAGGCTCAACGCGGCCGGGCTGACGACGTGCTCGGAGATGGCGTTCGACCCGGTGTTCCGCCCGGTCATCGGGGCGCTGCGCGACGACCTCACGGTCCGGCTGCGGCTCTACGAGATCTCCAACGCCGCGCTGCACACCGACGCCACCCCGGGCGACGGCGACGACCTGCTGCGCCAGGTCGGCATCAAGATCTGGGTGGACGGGTCGCCGTGGATCGGCAACATCGCCCTGTCGTTTCCGTACCTCGACACCGACGCGACCCGCAGCATCGGCATCCCGCCCGGCTCCTGCGGGCACGCCAACTACACCCGCGAGCAGCTCACCGAGATCGTGCACACCTACTTCCCGCAGGGCTGGCCGCTGGCCTGCCACGTGCAGGGCGACGCGGGTGTGGACACCATCCTCGACGTCTACGAGGAGGCGCTGCGGCGCTGGCCGCGTGACGACCACCGGCTGCGGCTGGAACACGTCGGCGCCATCCGCGACGAGCAGCTGCGCCGCGCCCACGACCTGGGGGTGACCTGCAGCCTGTTCGTCGACCAGATCCACTACTGGGGTGACGTCATCGTCGACGGACTGTTCGGTCCCGAGCGCGGAAACCGTTGGATGCCCTGCGGATCCGCGCTCGCCACCGGCATGCGGATCTCCCTGCACAACGACCCGCCGGTCACCCCCGAGGAGCCGCTGCGCAACATCAGCGTCGCCGCCACCCGCACCGCGCCCAGCGGCCGGGTGCTGGGGCCCGAACAGCGGATCTCGGTGCAGCAGGCCATCAGGGCCCAGACCCTCGACGCGGCCTACCAGTTGTTCAGCGACGACGTCATCGGCTCGCTGGAGGTGGGCAAGTACGCCGACATGGTGGTGCTGTCCGCCGACCCGCGCACCGTGCCGCCAGCCGACATCGCCGATCTCGAGGTCTGCGAGACTTATCTTGCGGGACAACGCGTTTACCGGAAAGGCGCCTGA
- a CDS encoding o-succinylbenzoate synthase: MPDAGDIVDRLHVVALPMRVRFRGITVREVALIDGPAGWGEFGAFLEYEPPEAAHWLASALEAAYQPAPAAHRDRIPINATVPAVAAAEVPGVLARFPGARTAKVKVAEPGQTLADDVARVNAVRALVPTVRVDANGGWTVDEAVAAATALTADGPLEYLEQPCRSVAELAELRRRVDVPVAADESIRKAEDPLRVVRENAADVAVLKVAPLGGIRKMLDIAAQIDIPIVVSSALDSAVGIGRGLLAAAALPELRHACGLGTGGLFVEDVAEPVAPEDGYLPVRTVVPDPARLDALAVPAERRQWWIDRIRDCLPLLS; the protein is encoded by the coding sequence ATGCCTGATGCTGGGGACATCGTCGACCGCCTACACGTGGTGGCCCTGCCGATGCGGGTCCGGTTCCGCGGCATCACCGTTCGCGAGGTCGCGCTGATCGACGGCCCCGCCGGCTGGGGCGAGTTCGGCGCGTTCCTCGAGTACGAGCCCCCCGAGGCCGCCCACTGGCTGGCGTCGGCGCTGGAGGCGGCCTACCAGCCCGCGCCCGCCGCGCACCGCGACCGCATCCCGATCAACGCCACCGTGCCCGCCGTCGCCGCCGCCGAGGTGCCCGGCGTGCTCGCCCGCTTCCCGGGAGCGCGCACCGCCAAGGTCAAGGTCGCCGAACCCGGCCAGACCCTGGCCGACGACGTCGCCCGGGTCAACGCGGTGCGCGCGCTGGTGCCGACGGTGCGGGTGGACGCCAACGGCGGCTGGACCGTCGACGAAGCCGTCGCCGCCGCAACGGCTTTGACCGCCGATGGGCCGCTGGAGTATCTCGAGCAGCCGTGTCGGAGTGTCGCCGAACTCGCCGAGCTGCGGCGCCGCGTCGACGTCCCGGTCGCCGCCGACGAGAGCATCCGCAAGGCCGAGGACCCGTTGCGCGTCGTGCGTGAGAACGCCGCCGACGTGGCGGTGCTCAAGGTCGCGCCGCTGGGCGGGATCCGCAAGATGCTCGACATCGCCGCCCAGATCGACATCCCGATCGTCGTCTCCAGCGCCCTGGACTCCGCCGTCGGGATCGGACGCGGGCTGCTGGCCGCCGCCGCGCTGCCCGAGCTGCGGCACGCGTGCGGGCTGGGCACCGGCGGGCTGTTCGTCGAGGATGTCGCCGAACCCGTCGCCCCCGAGGACGGCTACCTGCCGGTGCGCACCGTCGTCCCCGACCCCGCGCGCCTGGACGCGCTCGCGGTGCCGGCCGAGCGCCGGCAGTGGTGGATCGACCGGATCCGCGACTGTCTGCCCCTCTTGTCCTGA
- a CDS encoding mannan-binding lectin, which produces MRTVIAAAIAAVAVLLVEPVAGASAPSFCDDIGGQWDGQYCRTVVPSERKATRDIKIAIPGELVDNPATGPVIRDYLGTLMNNWRTAGVKMAADSFGEANYQIFSRGDVLSVVFRETYHADGPDFNNAYRTFTFDMATGRRLMLADLVKPGLDPLTAIPPLAQPFIEQALDAAPPPHQPRTYPFIIDRWLPDKVYSGAYKAWALSGDELIIWMPDYPVARDRPTDFTPGIMQWSMDGGTVQAHIPLSALAPILRPEFGGA; this is translated from the coding sequence ATGCGTACCGTCATCGCCGCCGCCATCGCGGCCGTCGCGGTCCTGCTGGTCGAGCCGGTAGCGGGCGCCTCGGCGCCGTCGTTCTGCGATGACATCGGTGGACAGTGGGACGGCCAGTACTGCCGCACCGTGGTGCCGTCGGAACGCAAGGCCACCCGCGACATCAAGATCGCCATTCCCGGTGAGCTGGTGGACAACCCGGCCACCGGCCCGGTGATCCGCGACTACCTCGGCACGCTGATGAACAACTGGCGCACCGCGGGTGTGAAGATGGCCGCCGACAGCTTCGGCGAGGCCAACTACCAGATCTTCTCCCGCGGCGACGTTCTCAGCGTCGTGTTCCGCGAGACCTACCACGCCGACGGACCGGACTTCAACAACGCCTACCGCACGTTCACGTTCGACATGGCCACCGGCCGGCGGCTGATGCTGGCCGACCTGGTCAAGCCCGGGCTGGATCCGCTGACGGCGATTCCGCCGCTGGCGCAACCGTTCATCGAGCAGGCCCTCGACGCCGCCCCGCCGCCGCACCAGCCGCGCACCTACCCGTTCATCATCGACCGGTGGCTGCCGGACAAGGTGTACTCCGGCGCCTACAAGGCGTGGGCGCTCAGCGGCGACGAGCTGATCATCTGGATGCCCGATTACCCGGTGGCGCGCGACCGTCCCACCGACTTCACGCCCGGCATCATGCAGTGGTCGATGGACGGCGGCACCGTGCAGGCCCACATCCCGCTGTCCGCGCTCGCCCCGATCCTGCGGCCCGAATTTGGTGGCGCCTGA
- a CDS encoding PA2928 family protein, whose amino-acid sequence MKFVRIAGVLLVAVSAVGLMYAFPRLVSGPLSSFGAVVAFAAVADQPAVVVAYGRTGGGRSAPFGTDDMWQERLAAVSLDTGELLWDVQLHDQNGWERAVLAVADGLAYVATDYGLSIVATEDGRIVAQNDQIRGLGDDYALAYTAYHVDPRIGAVVALTRSGAVVAIPLGTTDAAPAPAEVADAWRGTLIADSAATRDATFVMNDVDPAATPKHMVLPDGGAVHLSRQTGTLTRQWPDGRTEVLTRIDDLDRPRLVYDIVRTPAALATAQQLGEGTTMFTKHHSAAAELGTVNGVVLVRGDDPNGSGRESLRLIDIGSGETVAVVTDLYDVHRATTTPGGDILVFATPAPGWFEHSNDNRLIVLRPDGRVTWTDIGLTDFWGRPRAETRSTDAC is encoded by the coding sequence ATGAAGTTCGTTCGCATCGCAGGTGTCCTCCTGGTGGCGGTGAGCGCCGTCGGCCTGATGTACGCCTTTCCGCGGCTGGTCAGCGGTCCACTGTCGAGCTTCGGCGCCGTCGTCGCCTTCGCGGCCGTCGCCGATCAGCCGGCCGTGGTGGTGGCCTACGGACGCACCGGCGGTGGACGTTCGGCCCCGTTCGGTACCGACGACATGTGGCAGGAACGCCTCGCCGCGGTGTCGCTGGACACCGGCGAACTGCTGTGGGACGTCCAACTGCACGACCAGAACGGTTGGGAGCGTGCGGTACTCGCGGTGGCCGACGGCCTGGCGTACGTCGCGACCGACTACGGCCTGTCGATCGTGGCCACCGAGGACGGTCGGATCGTCGCCCAAAACGACCAGATCCGCGGGCTGGGCGACGATTACGCGCTGGCCTACACCGCCTACCACGTCGATCCGCGCATCGGCGCGGTCGTCGCGCTGACCCGGTCGGGTGCCGTCGTGGCGATCCCGCTGGGTACGACGGACGCCGCGCCCGCACCCGCCGAGGTGGCCGACGCGTGGCGCGGCACGCTGATCGCCGATTCGGCGGCCACCCGCGATGCGACGTTCGTGATGAACGACGTCGACCCCGCCGCCACCCCGAAACACATGGTGCTGCCCGACGGCGGTGCGGTCCACCTGTCGCGGCAGACAGGCACCCTGACCCGCCAATGGCCCGACGGCCGCACCGAGGTGCTCACCCGCATCGACGATCTGGACCGGCCGCGACTGGTGTACGACATCGTGCGCACCCCCGCCGCACTGGCCACCGCCCAACAACTCGGCGAAGGTACGACCATGTTCACCAAGCACCACTCGGCGGCCGCGGAGCTGGGTACCGTGAACGGCGTCGTGCTGGTGCGCGGTGACGACCCGAACGGTTCCGGGCGAGAGTCGCTGCGGCTGATCGACATCGGATCGGGGGAGACTGTGGCGGTGGTGACCGACCTGTACGACGTGCACCGGGCGACCACGACGCCCGGCGGGGACATCCTCGTGTTCGCGACGCCGGCACCGGGCTGGTTCGAGCACTCCAACGACAACCGCCTGATCGTGCTGCGCCCCGACGGCCGGGTCACCTGGACCGACATCGGGCTGACCGACTTCTGGGGCCGTCCCCGCGCCGAGACGAGGAGCACCGATGCCTGCTGA